GATAAGATAAGTCCTTCACTAAGGCTTTATTGCTACTTTCAAGAGTTTCACTTCTCGACGCGCTACAGATAGCGATACGCTTCGTCGATGTGGCTGCACAGGTCGTCGTCCATCGTGCGCCGGCAGGGTCCACGCTTGTCGGTGGTTTGGCAGGCGCCAGCTCCGGGACACTTGTACATGTACGGCAGCGATTCGAGCGTCTCCTTGCACTCGCAGTAGTGGTCGGTGTCGCACGGGCTGCAGAACTTCTCGCCCTTGAAGCTGGCCAGCTTGGTGCAGTCAATATGGCCGCAGTAGACGTCGTCCCGGTCGATCCACTGCTTCTGCTTTTCCGCCGCAACGGTCAGCACCGAAACGGTCAGCAAGGCAGCTACGATGagttttaccatttttcttcgaagcaaCCTAAACGTAACAGTCTATATTACCACTGCCTTGGCCAAAGACCACACGGGTCGGGGTTTTTATATCGATCTTTAGCCAATATTGAGCGCAGCTGCACGGGGAGTACTGTTTGCCGCGGTGACATGTTTGCGCACAGCACAGATCAAACGTTGCAGCGCAAATGTTGCCGTCTGGACATGATTACCAACTGTGAGCTAACATttataaaagaaagaagaaaaacactgcAAACTCCCGCTAGTCACCCTTCGGGAGAGGAGATATTAATCTCCTCGAAGTTAACGA
This region of Anopheles coustani chromosome X, idAnoCousDA_361_x.2, whole genome shotgun sequence genomic DNA includes:
- the LOC131269664 gene encoding uncharacterized protein LOC131269664 codes for the protein MVKLIVAALLTVSVLTVAAEKQKQWIDRDDVYCGHIDCTKLASFKGEKFCSPCDTDHYCECKETLESLPYMYKCPGAGACQTTDKRGPCRRTMDDDLCSHIDEAYRYL